The following coding sequences lie in one Arabidopsis thaliana chromosome 3, partial sequence genomic window:
- the TOPII gene encoding topoisomerase II (topoisomerase II (TOPII); CONTAINS InterPro DOMAIN/s: DNA topoisomerase, type IIA, subunit A/C-terminal (InterPro:IPR002205), DNA topoisomerase, type IIA, conserved site (InterPro:IPR018522), DNA topoisomerase, type IIA, subunit A/ C-terminal, alpha-beta (InterPro:IPR013758), DNA topoisomerase, type IIA, subunit A, alpha-helical (InterPro:IPR013757), DNA topoisomerase, type IIA, subunit B, domain 2 (InterPro:IPR013506), ATPase-like, ATP-binding domain (InterPro:IPR003594), DNA topoisomerase, type IIA, subunit B/N-terminal, alpha-beta (InterPro:IPR013759), DNA topoisomerase, type IIA, subunit B/N-terminal (InterPro:IPR001241), Ribosomal protein S5 domain 2-type fold (InterPro:IPR020568), DNA topoisomerase II, eukaryotic-type (InterPro:IPR001154), DNA topoisomerase, type IIA, central (InterPro:IPR013760); BEST Arabidopsis thaliana protein match is: DNA GYRASE B2 (TAIR:AT5G04130.1); Has 46226 Blast hits to 43639 proteins in 5982 species: Archae - 169; Bacteria - 28615; Metazoa - 2871; Fungi - 1392; Plants - 616; Viruses - 201; Other Eukaryotes - 12362 (source: NCBI BLink).): MATKLPLQNSNAANVAKAPAKSRAAAGGKTIEEMYQKKSQLEHILLRPDTYIGSIEKHTQTLWVYEKDEMVQRPVTYVPGLYKIFDEILVNAADNKQRDAKMDSVQVVIDVEQNLISVCNSGAGVPVEIHQEEGIYVPEMIFGHLLTSSNYDDNVKKTTGGRNGYGAKLTNIFSTEFIIETADGKRLKKYKQVFENNMGKKSEPVITKCNKSENWTKVTFKPDLKKFNMTELEDDVVALMSKRVFDIAGCLGKSVKVELNGKQIPVKSFTDYVDLYLSAANKSRTEDPLPRLTEKVNDRWEVCVSLSEGQFQQVSFVNSIATIKGGTHVDYVTSQITNHIVAAVNKKNKNANVKAHNVKNHLWVFVNALIDNPAFDSQTKETLTLRQSSFGSKCELSEDFLKKVGKSGVVENLLSWADFKQNKDLKKSDGAKTGRVLVEKLDDAAEAGGKNSRLCTLILTEGDSAKSLALAGRSVLGNNYCGVFPLRGKLLNVREASTTQITNNKEIENLKKILGLKQNMKYENVNSLRYGQMMIMTDQDHDGSHIKGLLINFIHSFWPSLLQVPSFLVEFITPIVKATRKGTKKVLSFYSMPEYEEWKESLKGNATGWDIKYYKGLGTSTAEEGKEYFSNLGLHKKDFVWEDEQDGEAIELAFSKKKIEARKNWLSSYVPGNHLDQRQPKVTYSDFVNKELILFSMADLQRSIPSMVDGLKPGQRKILFVAFKKIARKEMKVAQLVGYVSLLSAYHHGEQSLASAIIGMAQDYVGSNNINLLLPNGQFGTRTSGGKDSASARYIFTKLSPVTRILFPKDDDLLLDYLNEDGQRIEPTWYMPIIPTVLVNGAEGIGTGWSTFIPNYNPREIVANVRRLLNGESMVPMDPWYRGFKGTIEKTASKEGGCTYTITGLYEEVDETTIRITELPIRRWNDDYKNFLQSLKTDNGAPFFQDVKAYNDEKSVDFDLILSEENMLAARQEGFLKKFKLTTTIATSNMHLFDKKGVIKKYVTPEQILEEFFDLRFEYYEKRKETVVKNMEIELLKLENKARFILAVLSGEIIVNKRKKADIVEDLRQKGFTPFPRKAESVEAAIAGAVDDDAAEEPEEILVDPESSSSYIPGSEYDYLLAMAIASLTIEKVEELLADRDKMIIAVADMKKTTPKSLWLSDLESLDKELEKLDLKDAQVQQAIEAAQKKIRAKSGAAVKVKRQAPKKPAPKKTTKKASESETTEASYSAMDTDNNVAEVVKPKARQGAKKKASESETTEASHSAMDTDNNVAEVVKPKGRQGAKKKAPAAAKEVEEDEMLDLAQRLAQYNFGSAPADSSKTAETSKAIAVDDDDDDVVVEVAPVKKGGRKPAATKAAKPPAAPRKRGKQTVASTEVLAIGVSPEKKVRKMRSSPFNKKSSSVMSRLADNKEEESSENVAGNSSSEKSGGDVSAISRPQRANRRKMTYVLSDSESESANDSEFDDIEDDEDDE, from the exons ATGGCTACCAAACTTCCCCTTCAAAACAGCAATGCCGCCAATGTTGCGAAAGCTCCGGCTAAATCTCGAGCTGCCGCCGGCGGGAAGACGATCGAGGAAATGTATCAGAAGAAATCGCAGCTTGAACACATTCTTCTCCGTCCTGATACATACATCGGATCTATCGAGAAACACACCCAAACACTTTGGGTTTATGAGAAAGATGAGATGGTTCAACGTCCTGTTACCTATGTACCTGGATTGTATAAGATCTTTGATGAGATTCTCGTAAACGCCGCTGATAACAAACAGAGAGATGCGAAGATGGATTCCGTTCAAGTTGTGATTGATGTTGAGCAGAATCTGATTAGTGTTTGTAACAGTGGAGCTGGAGTTCCTGTAGAGATTCATCAGGAAGAAGGAATTTATGTACCGGAGATGATATTTGGTCATTTGTTGACGAGTAGTAACTACGATGATAATGTGAAGAAGACCACTGGTGGAAGAAACGGATATGGTGCTAAGCTTACTAATATCTTCTCTACTGAATTCATCATCGAGACTGCAGATGGGAAGAGACTCAAGAAGTATAAGCAG GTCTTTGAGAACAACATGGGGAAGAAATCTGAACCGGTTATAACCAAGTGTAATAAGAGTGAGAACTGGACGAAGGTTACATTCAAACCAGATTTGAAGAAGTTTAACATGACTGAATTAGAAGACGATGTGGTTGCTCTAATGAGTAAGCGAGTGTTTGATATTGCTGGATGTTTGGGGAAGTCTGTCAAAGTTGAGCTGAATGGGAAACAAATACCAGTGAAGTCATTCACTGATTATGTTGACCTATACCTAAGTGCAGCTAATAAATCGAGGACGGAGGATCCTCTCCCAAG GTTGACTGAGAAAGTTAATGATAGATGGGAGGTTTGTGTGAGCTTAAGTGAAGGACAATTTCAGCAG GTCAGCTTTGTCAACTCCATAGCAACAATCAAGGGTGGTACACATGTTGACTATGTGACGAGTCAGATTACAAACCATATTGTGGCTGCTgtgaacaaaaagaataaaaacgCAAATGTTAAGGCCCATAATGTGAAAAACCATCTGTGGGTCTTTGTCAATGCATTGATTGACAATCCTGCTTTTGattctcaaacaaaagaaacactGACTCTTCGACAGAGCAGTTTTGGGTCGAAATGTGAACTTTCAGAAGATTTTCTGAAGAAAG ttgGAAAATCTGGCGTAGTGGAGAATTTGCTTTCATGGGCAGATTTCAAGCAGAACAAAGATCTAAAGAAAAGTGATGGAGCCAAAACAGGGAGGGTTCTAGTTGAGAAGTTAGACGATGCCGCCGAAGCTGGAGGGAAGAACTCTCGACTCTGTACGTTAATTTTGACTGAAGGAGACTCAGCAAAATCTCTCGCT TTGGCGGGGAGGTCTGTCTTGGGTAATAACTACTGCGGTGTGTTTCCGCTTCGAGGAAAGCTATTGAATGTCAGGGAAGCCAGCACCACTCAGATTACAAACAATAAGGAAATTGAGAACCTCAAGAAGATCCTTGGACTAAAGCAAAATATGAAGTACGAGAATGTTAACTCATTAAGATATGGCCAGATGATGATCATGACTGATCAA GATCATGATGGTTCTCATATAAAGGGTCTCTTAATCAATTTTATCCACTCTTTTTGGCCGTCGTTACTCCAGGTTCCATCATTCCTGGTTGAGTTTATAACACCCATTGTGAAG GCTACGCGTAAGGGTACAAAAAAAGTTCTGTCATTCTACTCAATGCCTGAATACGAAGAATGGAAAGAAAGTCTGAAGGGTAATGCAACCGGGTGGGATATCAAATACTACAAG GGGTTGGGTACAAGTACGGCTGAGGAGGGCAAAGAGTACTTTAGTAATCTTGGTCTTCACAAAAAGGATTTTGTTTGGGAGGATGAACAAGATGGAGAAGCCATTGAACTTGCTTTCAGTAAAAAGAAGATCGAAGCCCGGAAAAATTGGCTTTCGAGCTATGTG CCTGGCAATCATCTTGATCAGAGACAACCGAAAGTTACGTACAGTGACTTCGTGAACAAAGAACTGATCTTGTTCTCCATGGCGGATCTTCAACGGTCAATTCCCTCAATGGTTGATGGGCTCAAACCGGGTCAGAGAAAGATACTTTTCGTTGCATTCAAGAAAATCGCTCGTAAAGAAATGAAGGTTGCCCAGCTCGTTGGTTATGTATCATTGCTGTCAGCTTATCATCATGGCGAGCAGAGTCTTGCCAGTGCTATCATAGGCATGGCGCAGGATTACGTGGGCAGCAACAATATCAACTTACTTCTACCAAATGGTCAATTTGGTACACGAACTTCG GGTGGAAAAGATTCAGCTAGTGCAAGATACATTTTCACTAAGCTCTCTCCAGTAACAAGGATCTTGTTTCCCAAGGATGATGATCTCCTTCTTGATTACTTGAATGAAGACGGGCAAAGGATAGAGCCAACTTG GTACATGCCCATCATTCCAACTGTACTTGTCAATGGCGCTGAAGGCATTGGAACTGGGTGGAGCACGTTCATACCAAACTATAACCCTAGAGAGATCGTTGCTAATGTAAGGCGTTTACTTAACGGTGAAAGTATGGTGCCTATGGATCCTTGGTATAGAGGTTTTAAAGGAACAATTGAGAAAACTGCGTCCAAAGAAGGTGGTTGTACTTACACAATCACTGGTCTATATGAGGAGGTGGATGAAACAACTATTCGAATCACGGAGTTGCCAATCAGAAGGTGGAATGATGATTACAAAAATTTCTTGCAGTCATTGAAGACAGATAATGGTGCACCTTTTTTCCAG GATGTCAAGGCTTACAATGACGAGAAATCTGTTGATTTTGACCTTATTTTGAGTGAAGAGAACATGCTGGCGGCTCGGCAAGAGGGCTTTCTGAAGAAATTCAAACTCACCACGACAATCGCTACAAGTAATATGCATCTCTTTGATAAAAAAGGTGTGATAAAGAAATATGTGACCCCAGAACAAA TCCTTGAAGAGTTCTTTGACCTCAGGTTTGAATACTATGAGAAGAGAAAG GAAACCGTGGTGAAGAATATGGAAATTGAGCTGTTGAAACTAGAAAACAAAGCGAGGTTTATTCTTGCAGTTCTCAGTGGAGAAATCATAGTgaacaagaggaagaaagcCGATATTGTTGAGGACTTAAGACAGAAAGGGTTCACACCATTTCCGAGGAAGGCCGAGTCTGTCGAAGCTGCAATTGCTGGAGcagttgatgatgatgcagcTGAAGAACCTGAAGAAATCTTAGTGGATCCGGAGTCAAGCTCCAGTTATATACCCGGCTCGGAATATGACTACCTATTGGCAATGGCTATAGCTTCGTTGACTATAGAGAAAGTTGAGGAGTTATTAGCAGACAGAGATAAAATGATTATTGCAGTTGCAGACATGAAGAAAACCACACCGAAATCCCTCTGGCTCAGTGACCTAGAGTCTCTTGACAAGGAACTAGAA AAACTTGATCTGAAAGATGCTCAAGTCCAACAGGCTATAGAGGCAGCACAGAAAAAAATCAGGGCCAAATCTGGAGCAGCAGTAAAGGTTAAAAGGCAGGCACCAAAGAAACCAGCACCAAAGAAGACCACAAAGAAAGCCAGTGAATCTGAGACAACAGAGGCTTCCTATTCAGCAATGGACACAG ATAACAACGTAGCAGAAGTGGTGAAGCCAAAAGCTAGACAAGGAGCAAAGAAGAAAGCCAGTGAATCTGAAACAACAGAGGCTTCCCATTCAGCAATGGACACAG ATAACAACGTAGCAGAAGTGGTGAAGCCAAAAGGTAGACAAGGAGCAAAGAAGAAGGCTCCAGCAGCTGCGAAG GAGGTTGAGGAGGATGAAATGTTGGATCTAGCACAACGGCTTGCTCAATACAATTTCGGCTCAGCACCTGCGGATTCAAGCA AAACAGCTGAAACATCGAAAGCAATTGCTGtggatgacgatgatgatgacgtggTAGTTGAGGTTGCACCAGTAAAGAAAGGAGGAAGGAAACCGGCGGCGACTAAAGCTGCAAAACCACCAGCAGCTCCGAGGAAACGAGGGAAGCAGACAGTTGCTTCAACAGAGGTTCTGGCAATTGGTGTGTCCCCGGAGAAGAAAGTGAGGAAGATGAGATCATCTCCGTTCAACAAGAAGAGTAGTTCAGTGATGAGCAGGTTGGCTGATAATAAGGAAGAGGAGAGCAGCGAGAATGTGGCTGGAAACTCATCGTCTGAGAAATCTGGAGGAGATGTTTCTGCGATATCGAGGCCTCAAAGAGCTAATAGGAGGAAAATGACCTATGTGTTGAGTGATTCCGAGAGTGAATCTGCGAATGATTCTGAGTTTGATGACAttgaagacgatgaagatgatgagtaG
- the TOPII gene encoding topoisomerase II (topoisomerase II (TOPII); CONTAINS InterPro DOMAIN/s: DNA topoisomerase, type IIA, subunit A/C-terminal (InterPro:IPR002205), DNA topoisomerase, type IIA, conserved site (InterPro:IPR018522), DNA topoisomerase, type IIA, subunit A/ C-terminal, alpha-beta (InterPro:IPR013758), DNA topoisomerase, type IIA, subunit B, domain 2 (InterPro:IPR013506), DNA topoisomerase, type IIA, subunit A, alpha-helical (InterPro:IPR013757), ATPase-like, ATP-binding domain (InterPro:IPR003594), DNA topoisomerase, type IIA, subunit B/N-terminal, alpha-beta (InterPro:IPR013759), DNA topoisomerase, type IIA, subunit B/N-terminal (InterPro:IPR001241), Ribosomal protein S5 domain 2-type fold (InterPro:IPR020568), DNA topoisomerase II, eukaryotic-type (InterPro:IPR001154), Ribosomal protein S5 domain 2-type fold, subgroup (InterPro:IPR014721), DNA topoisomerase, type IIA, central (InterPro:IPR013760); BEST Arabidopsis thaliana protein match is: DNA GYRASE B2 (TAIR:AT5G04130.1); Has 30201 Blast hits to 17322 proteins in 780 species: Archae - 12; Bacteria - 1396; Metazoa - 17338; Fungi - 3422; Plants - 5037; Viruses - 0; Other Eukaryotes - 2996 (source: NCBI BLink).) has protein sequence MATKLPLQNSNAANVAKAPAKSRAAAGGKTIEEMYQKKSQLEHILLRPDTYIGSIEKHTQTLWVYEKDEMVQRPVTYVPGLYKIFDEILVNAADNKQRDAKMDSVQVVIDVEQNLISVCNSGAGVPVEIHQEEGIYVPEMIFGHLLTSSNYDDNVKKTTGGRNGYGAKLTNIFSTEFIIETADGKRLKKYKQVFENNMGKKSEPVITKCNKSENWTKVTFKPDLKKFNMTELEDDVVALMSKRVFDIAGCLGKSVKVELNGKQIPVKSFTDYVDLYLSAANKSRTEDPLPRLTEKVNDRWEVCVSLSEGQFQQVSFVNSIATIKGGTHVDYVTSQITNHIVAAVNKKNKNANVKAHNVKNHLWVFVNALIDNPAFDSQTKETLTLRQSSFGSKCELSEDFLKKVGKSGVVENLLSWADFKQNKDLKKSDGAKTGRVLVEKLDDAAEAGGKNSRLCTLILTEGDSAKSLALAGRSVLGNNYCGVFPLRGKLLNVREASTTQITNNKEIENLKKILGLKQNMKYENVNSLRYGQMMIMTDQDHDGSHIKGLLINFIHSFWPSLLQVPSFLVEFITPIVKATRKGTKKVLSFYSMPEYEEWKESLKGNATGWDIKYYKGLGTSTAEEGKEYFSNLGLHKKDFVWEDEQDGEAIELAFSKKKIEARKNWLSSYVPGNHLDQRQPKVTYSDFVNKELILFSMADLQRSIPSMVDGLKPGQRKILFVAFKKIARKEMKVAQLVGYVSLLSAYHHGEQSLASAIIGMAQDYVGSNNINLLLPNGQFGTRTSGGKDSASARYIFTKLSPVTRILFPKDDDLLLDYLNEDGQRIEPTWYMPIIPTVLVNGAEGIGTGWSTFIPNYNPREIVANVRRLLNGESMVPMDPWYRGFKGTIEKTASKEGGCTYTITGLYEEVDETTIRITELPIRRWNDDYKNFLQSLKTDNGAPFFQDVKAYNDEKSVDFDLILSEENMLAARQEGFLKKFKLTTTIATSNMHLFDKKGVIKKYVTPEQILEEFFDLRFEYYEKRKETVVKNMEIELLKLENKARFILAVLSGEIIVNKRKKADIVEDLRQKGFTPFPRKAESVEAAIAGAVDDDAAEEPEEILVDPESSSSYIPGSEYDYLLAMAIASLTIEKVEELLADRDKMIIAVADMKKTTPKSLWLSDLESLDKELEKLDLKDAQVQQAIEAAQKKIRAKSGAAVKVKRQAPKKPAPKKTTKKASESETTEASYSAMDTDNNVAEVVKPKGRQGAKKKAPAAAKEVEEDEMLDLAQRLAQYNFGSAPADSSKTAETSKAIAVDDDDDDVVVEVAPVKKGGRKPAATKAAKPPAAPRKRGKQTVASTEVLAIGVSPEKKVRKMRSSPFNKKSSSVMSRLADNKEEESSENVAGNSSSEKSGGDVSAISRPQRANRRKMTYVLSDSESESANDSEFDDIEDDEDDE, from the exons ATGGCTACCAAACTTCCCCTTCAAAACAGCAATGCCGCCAATGTTGCGAAAGCTCCGGCTAAATCTCGAGCTGCCGCCGGCGGGAAGACGATCGAGGAAATGTATCAGAAGAAATCGCAGCTTGAACACATTCTTCTCCGTCCTGATACATACATCGGATCTATCGAGAAACACACCCAAACACTTTGGGTTTATGAGAAAGATGAGATGGTTCAACGTCCTGTTACCTATGTACCTGGATTGTATAAGATCTTTGATGAGATTCTCGTAAACGCCGCTGATAACAAACAGAGAGATGCGAAGATGGATTCCGTTCAAGTTGTGATTGATGTTGAGCAGAATCTGATTAGTGTTTGTAACAGTGGAGCTGGAGTTCCTGTAGAGATTCATCAGGAAGAAGGAATTTATGTACCGGAGATGATATTTGGTCATTTGTTGACGAGTAGTAACTACGATGATAATGTGAAGAAGACCACTGGTGGAAGAAACGGATATGGTGCTAAGCTTACTAATATCTTCTCTACTGAATTCATCATCGAGACTGCAGATGGGAAGAGACTCAAGAAGTATAAGCAG GTCTTTGAGAACAACATGGGGAAGAAATCTGAACCGGTTATAACCAAGTGTAATAAGAGTGAGAACTGGACGAAGGTTACATTCAAACCAGATTTGAAGAAGTTTAACATGACTGAATTAGAAGACGATGTGGTTGCTCTAATGAGTAAGCGAGTGTTTGATATTGCTGGATGTTTGGGGAAGTCTGTCAAAGTTGAGCTGAATGGGAAACAAATACCAGTGAAGTCATTCACTGATTATGTTGACCTATACCTAAGTGCAGCTAATAAATCGAGGACGGAGGATCCTCTCCCAAG GTTGACTGAGAAAGTTAATGATAGATGGGAGGTTTGTGTGAGCTTAAGTGAAGGACAATTTCAGCAG GTCAGCTTTGTCAACTCCATAGCAACAATCAAGGGTGGTACACATGTTGACTATGTGACGAGTCAGATTACAAACCATATTGTGGCTGCTgtgaacaaaaagaataaaaacgCAAATGTTAAGGCCCATAATGTGAAAAACCATCTGTGGGTCTTTGTCAATGCATTGATTGACAATCCTGCTTTTGattctcaaacaaaagaaacactGACTCTTCGACAGAGCAGTTTTGGGTCGAAATGTGAACTTTCAGAAGATTTTCTGAAGAAAG ttgGAAAATCTGGCGTAGTGGAGAATTTGCTTTCATGGGCAGATTTCAAGCAGAACAAAGATCTAAAGAAAAGTGATGGAGCCAAAACAGGGAGGGTTCTAGTTGAGAAGTTAGACGATGCCGCCGAAGCTGGAGGGAAGAACTCTCGACTCTGTACGTTAATTTTGACTGAAGGAGACTCAGCAAAATCTCTCGCT TTGGCGGGGAGGTCTGTCTTGGGTAATAACTACTGCGGTGTGTTTCCGCTTCGAGGAAAGCTATTGAATGTCAGGGAAGCCAGCACCACTCAGATTACAAACAATAAGGAAATTGAGAACCTCAAGAAGATCCTTGGACTAAAGCAAAATATGAAGTACGAGAATGTTAACTCATTAAGATATGGCCAGATGATGATCATGACTGATCAA GATCATGATGGTTCTCATATAAAGGGTCTCTTAATCAATTTTATCCACTCTTTTTGGCCGTCGTTACTCCAGGTTCCATCATTCCTGGTTGAGTTTATAACACCCATTGTGAAG GCTACGCGTAAGGGTACAAAAAAAGTTCTGTCATTCTACTCAATGCCTGAATACGAAGAATGGAAAGAAAGTCTGAAGGGTAATGCAACCGGGTGGGATATCAAATACTACAAG GGGTTGGGTACAAGTACGGCTGAGGAGGGCAAAGAGTACTTTAGTAATCTTGGTCTTCACAAAAAGGATTTTGTTTGGGAGGATGAACAAGATGGAGAAGCCATTGAACTTGCTTTCAGTAAAAAGAAGATCGAAGCCCGGAAAAATTGGCTTTCGAGCTATGTG CCTGGCAATCATCTTGATCAGAGACAACCGAAAGTTACGTACAGTGACTTCGTGAACAAAGAACTGATCTTGTTCTCCATGGCGGATCTTCAACGGTCAATTCCCTCAATGGTTGATGGGCTCAAACCGGGTCAGAGAAAGATACTTTTCGTTGCATTCAAGAAAATCGCTCGTAAAGAAATGAAGGTTGCCCAGCTCGTTGGTTATGTATCATTGCTGTCAGCTTATCATCATGGCGAGCAGAGTCTTGCCAGTGCTATCATAGGCATGGCGCAGGATTACGTGGGCAGCAACAATATCAACTTACTTCTACCAAATGGTCAATTTGGTACACGAACTTCG GGTGGAAAAGATTCAGCTAGTGCAAGATACATTTTCACTAAGCTCTCTCCAGTAACAAGGATCTTGTTTCCCAAGGATGATGATCTCCTTCTTGATTACTTGAATGAAGACGGGCAAAGGATAGAGCCAACTTG GTACATGCCCATCATTCCAACTGTACTTGTCAATGGCGCTGAAGGCATTGGAACTGGGTGGAGCACGTTCATACCAAACTATAACCCTAGAGAGATCGTTGCTAATGTAAGGCGTTTACTTAACGGTGAAAGTATGGTGCCTATGGATCCTTGGTATAGAGGTTTTAAAGGAACAATTGAGAAAACTGCGTCCAAAGAAGGTGGTTGTACTTACACAATCACTGGTCTATATGAGGAGGTGGATGAAACAACTATTCGAATCACGGAGTTGCCAATCAGAAGGTGGAATGATGATTACAAAAATTTCTTGCAGTCATTGAAGACAGATAATGGTGCACCTTTTTTCCAG GATGTCAAGGCTTACAATGACGAGAAATCTGTTGATTTTGACCTTATTTTGAGTGAAGAGAACATGCTGGCGGCTCGGCAAGAGGGCTTTCTGAAGAAATTCAAACTCACCACGACAATCGCTACAAGTAATATGCATCTCTTTGATAAAAAAGGTGTGATAAAGAAATATGTGACCCCAGAACAAA TCCTTGAAGAGTTCTTTGACCTCAGGTTTGAATACTATGAGAAGAGAAAG GAAACCGTGGTGAAGAATATGGAAATTGAGCTGTTGAAACTAGAAAACAAAGCGAGGTTTATTCTTGCAGTTCTCAGTGGAGAAATCATAGTgaacaagaggaagaaagcCGATATTGTTGAGGACTTAAGACAGAAAGGGTTCACACCATTTCCGAGGAAGGCCGAGTCTGTCGAAGCTGCAATTGCTGGAGcagttgatgatgatgcagcTGAAGAACCTGAAGAAATCTTAGTGGATCCGGAGTCAAGCTCCAGTTATATACCCGGCTCGGAATATGACTACCTATTGGCAATGGCTATAGCTTCGTTGACTATAGAGAAAGTTGAGGAGTTATTAGCAGACAGAGATAAAATGATTATTGCAGTTGCAGACATGAAGAAAACCACACCGAAATCCCTCTGGCTCAGTGACCTAGAGTCTCTTGACAAGGAACTAGAA AAACTTGATCTGAAAGATGCTCAAGTCCAACAGGCTATAGAGGCAGCACAGAAAAAAATCAGGGCCAAATCTGGAGCAGCAGTAAAGGTTAAAAGGCAGGCACCAAAGAAACCAGCACCAAAGAAGACCACAAAGAAAGCCAGTGAATCTGAGACAACAGAGGCTTCCTATTCAGCAATGGACACAG ATAACAACGTAGCAGAAGTGGTGAAGCCAAAAGGTAGACAAGGAGCAAAGAAGAAGGCTCCAGCAGCTGCGAAG GAGGTTGAGGAGGATGAAATGTTGGATCTAGCACAACGGCTTGCTCAATACAATTTCGGCTCAGCACCTGCGGATTCAAGCA AAACAGCTGAAACATCGAAAGCAATTGCTGtggatgacgatgatgatgacgtggTAGTTGAGGTTGCACCAGTAAAGAAAGGAGGAAGGAAACCGGCGGCGACTAAAGCTGCAAAACCACCAGCAGCTCCGAGGAAACGAGGGAAGCAGACAGTTGCTTCAACAGAGGTTCTGGCAATTGGTGTGTCCCCGGAGAAGAAAGTGAGGAAGATGAGATCATCTCCGTTCAACAAGAAGAGTAGTTCAGTGATGAGCAGGTTGGCTGATAATAAGGAAGAGGAGAGCAGCGAGAATGTGGCTGGAAACTCATCGTCTGAGAAATCTGGAGGAGATGTTTCTGCGATATCGAGGCCTCAAAGAGCTAATAGGAGGAAAATGACCTATGTGTTGAGTGATTCCGAGAGTGAATCTGCGAATGATTCTGAGTTTGATGACAttgaagacgatgaagatgatgagtaG